A single window of Halobacillus naozhouensis DNA harbors:
- a CDS encoding carbohydrate ABC transporter permease, which yields MNNRLFKYILLIPAFILLALTTIYPLLRSFWISLHEWDLKESAEMGQFVGVNNYISAFSDYQFWNALQATLIFTVSTVIATIVLSIFVALLLSKDKKHLSFIRAVLIIPFAVSPALIGYSWRFMLNPDYGLFDKIIGFFIPALSDVVWLSHESTAMIALVSVVVWIFMPFISLMFISALMGMPKEVFEAAKVDGASSLQTLFRITLPMLQPIILIAAILTTMFTLKAFDPIVTLTQGGPGSSTSVLNFFIYKTGFRFFDLGYSAALGYILAGITIIVVIVYMRRLVKGDQWN from the coding sequence TTGAACAATAGATTATTTAAATATATTTTACTAATCCCGGCTTTTATTTTGTTAGCGTTAACGACAATATACCCACTTTTGAGGTCATTCTGGATTAGTCTTCATGAATGGGATTTAAAAGAATCCGCTGAAATGGGACAGTTTGTTGGCGTTAATAATTATATCAGCGCTTTTTCTGACTACCAGTTTTGGAATGCATTGCAAGCAACGTTAATATTCACAGTTAGCACAGTAATTGCAACGATTGTATTAAGCATTTTTGTAGCTTTGTTACTAAGTAAAGATAAAAAGCATCTATCGTTTATTCGTGCTGTATTGATTATCCCCTTTGCGGTTAGTCCGGCATTAATTGGTTACTCTTGGCGTTTTATGCTAAACCCAGACTATGGTTTATTTGATAAGATTATTGGTTTTTTCATCCCTGCCTTGTCAGACGTGGTTTGGTTATCTCATGAATCAACAGCGATGATAGCTCTTGTATCTGTAGTGGTTTGGATATTTATGCCTTTTATAAGTTTGATGTTTATCAGTGCTCTAATGGGGATGCCAAAAGAAGTGTTCGAAGCAGCCAAAGTAGATGGAGCTTCTTCATTACAAACTTTGTTCCGTATTACTCTTCCTATGCTTCAACCTATTATTCTCATCGCAGCGATTCTGACTACAATGTTTACCCTAAAGGCTTTTGATCCTATAGTTACGCTTACTCAAGGAGGACCTGGATCCTCAACCTCAGTTTTAAACTTCTTTATTTATAAAACAGGATTTAGATTTTTTGATTTGGGTTATTCTGCTGCATTGGGTTATATCTTAGCCGGCATAACGATTATAGTCGTTATTGTTTATATGAGAAGGCTTGTGAAAGGAGATCAGTGGAACTAA
- the hisD gene encoding histidinol dehydrogenase has product MEYLKQAIKQEENQSAETEKIVKDIISNVIANGDVAVKKYEETLSKSFRPLKVDEDEIEKSISLLSSEVKELIERVVDRISTFAQAQLDCLSPFEQEFGPGIRMGHKIIPIERVGAYVPGGRFPLLSSGPMVVAPAKVAGAKKIVACSPANYKGGIHPAVLYGLKCSGATHIYAIGGAQAIAAMAHGTESVPEVDIIGGPGNRFVAEAKRQVFGKVGIDLIAGPSEVLVFSDEKADPKKCAADLLAQAEHDPNARAILVSTSRSIAEQTIQEIKKYLKEFSSDSPAHESWLNMGEVIYTESLEEGINICNEIAIEHLHLHIKDSRSIMDKFHNYGSIFLGQDSSVVFSDKVSGTNHTLPTQKAARYTGGLWVGNYVKVATHQEITGEGVEYLSRHSTLQSEVEGLEGHRLSAAVRLTDH; this is encoded by the coding sequence ATGGAATATCTAAAACAAGCTATCAAGCAAGAAGAAAATCAATCAGCTGAAACTGAAAAAATTGTGAAAGATATTATTTCGAATGTTATAGCAAATGGGGATGTAGCAGTAAAGAAATATGAAGAAACTTTAAGTAAGTCATTTCGTCCCCTGAAAGTAGATGAGGATGAAATTGAAAAAAGTATTAGTTTACTTTCTTCAGAGGTAAAGGAATTAATTGAACGTGTCGTAGATAGGATTTCAACTTTTGCCCAGGCTCAACTAGATTGTCTGTCCCCTTTTGAACAAGAATTCGGTCCTGGTATCCGTATGGGGCACAAAATCATTCCCATAGAAAGGGTGGGAGCCTATGTCCCAGGGGGGCGCTTTCCTCTTCTTTCATCCGGTCCTATGGTAGTGGCTCCAGCTAAAGTGGCGGGCGCTAAGAAAATTGTTGCTTGCAGTCCTGCTAATTACAAAGGTGGTATACATCCAGCCGTTCTTTATGGGCTTAAGTGCTCAGGTGCTACTCATATCTATGCAATTGGTGGTGCTCAAGCTATTGCAGCTATGGCACATGGAACTGAATCAGTACCAGAGGTAGATATTATTGGAGGGCCAGGTAATCGTTTTGTTGCCGAAGCAAAAAGACAAGTGTTCGGGAAAGTAGGAATCGATTTAATTGCGGGTCCAAGTGAAGTTCTTGTTTTTTCTGACGAAAAAGCCGATCCCAAAAAATGTGCAGCAGATCTCTTAGCCCAAGCGGAACATGACCCAAATGCTCGTGCTATTCTAGTATCTACCTCACGTTCAATAGCAGAACAGACGATTCAAGAAATTAAAAAGTATCTCAAAGAATTTTCCTCTGATTCTCCTGCTCATGAATCATGGTTAAACATGGGAGAAGTCATATATACTGAGTCTTTGGAAGAAGGTATAAACATATGTAACGAAATAGCTATTGAACATCTTCATCTGCATATCAAAGATAGTCGTAGTATTATGGATAAGTTTCACAATTATGGTTCTATATTTCTTGGGCAGGATAGTTCTGTAGTATTTTCTGATAAAGTCTCAGGAACAAACCATACATTACCGACACAGAAAGCTGCTCGCTATACGGGGGGACTTTGGGTTGGTAACTACGTTAAGGTTGCAACGCATCAAGAAATCACAGGGGAAGGGGTAGAATATTTATCTCGCCATTCTACACTTCAATCGGAAGTGGAAGGTTTAGAAGGCCATCGTTTATCAGCGGCCGTTCGTTTGACCGACCATTAA
- a CDS encoding glycine betaine ABC transporter substrate-binding protein — protein sequence MNKWKGKLSFIVAILMVAVLTACGSTNEETTASEESDKKISIGQINWAENIAVTNMWKVILENKGYDVTLNNLNMGSTMQALESGDLDVSLEIWLPVQDANYLKEFQDTVNFSEATWYDNAKVGLVVPTYVEEVDSVEDLNEHKEMFDSEIVGFDPGAGTMEVTQQLIKDYELEFELLSSSEPAMLAEIGNAIENKEPIVVPLWSPHWVFSKYDLKFLEDPKKTYGGVEKIHHATRQGFEEDHPEVSQWLKNWKMNDQQIGKLIEYVENSEEPIAGAKKWVEENQKLIDEWVK from the coding sequence ATGAACAAGTGGAAAGGAAAACTTAGTTTTATTGTAGCGATCCTAATGGTTGCTGTCCTGACAGCTTGCGGAAGCACTAATGAGGAAACTACCGCATCAGAAGAAAGCGATAAAAAAATCAGCATTGGTCAGATCAACTGGGCTGAAAACATTGCGGTCACAAATATGTGGAAAGTCATTTTAGAAAATAAAGGATATGACGTGACGTTAAACAATTTGAACATGGGTAGTACGATGCAGGCGTTAGAAAGCGGCGATCTGGACGTCAGTTTAGAAATATGGTTACCCGTTCAGGATGCAAACTATTTAAAGGAATTTCAAGATACCGTTAATTTTTCAGAGGCTACTTGGTATGATAATGCAAAAGTAGGACTTGTTGTTCCAACCTATGTAGAAGAAGTGGATAGTGTTGAAGACTTGAATGAACATAAGGAAATGTTCGATAGCGAAATCGTTGGGTTTGATCCTGGCGCAGGTACGATGGAAGTGACGCAGCAATTAATTAAGGACTATGAGCTTGAATTTGAACTCCTATCAAGCTCTGAACCTGCGATGTTAGCTGAAATTGGTAATGCAATAGAAAACAAAGAACCTATCGTAGTCCCTCTTTGGAGCCCGCACTGGGTCTTCTCCAAATATGACTTAAAATTCTTGGAAGACCCGAAGAAAACATACGGTGGTGTAGAAAAAATTCACCATGCGACGAGACAAGGATTTGAAGAAGATCATCCAGAAGTGAGCCAATGGCTGAAAAATTGGAAGATGAATGATCAACAAATCGGTAAGCTTATTGAGTATGTAGAAAATAGCGAGGAGCCTATTGCTGGAGCTAAGAAATGGGTGGAAGAAAATCAGAAATTAATTGATGAATGGGTGAAATAA
- a CDS encoding amidase yields the protein MINMTIKELLEGYKSKMFSPVEVTRDYLDKIKNYNPQYNAFITVTEETALSSAYRIEENIMSNQEIGILQGVPISYKDSIDTKGIKTTSGSLINKNRIPTEDANVVKMLNKSGVVNLGKANMYEFGTGITSDNPFYGSIKNPWNTRYMAGGSSGGSAAAVAANLSMASIGTDAGGSIRVPSACCGVVGLKPTYDLIQMDGIMPLSWTLDHVGPITRNVEDLAIIMEALTKKPNVELGRDDLQDLKIGIPNQYFNEKIDEEVREIYQKAIREFEKLGVNFIAVDIPFASESINVASTIATAEAGYMHKDLRKTSLDLYGEAARETFTRSQSISSFEYIAALKSRDYMNQKLTELYEDIDILLTPTLPALTTKLGVDEVQFGKEKEKVGDCMIRYTCLFDITGHPALSIPCGATKNSMPVGLQLVANHFREDLLIKTAYFYEKEYLTDFYKKKNEIFKQV from the coding sequence ATGATTAATATGACCATTAAGGAATTGCTTGAAGGCTACAAGAGTAAAATGTTTTCACCAGTGGAAGTTACAAGAGACTATTTAGACAAGATTAAGAATTATAATCCCCAATACAATGCTTTTATAACTGTAACTGAAGAAACCGCCTTGAGTAGTGCTTATAGGATTGAAGAAAATATTATGAGTAATCAAGAAATAGGTATTCTGCAGGGAGTCCCAATATCCTATAAGGATTCAATTGATACAAAAGGGATTAAAACAACAAGCGGGTCCTTAATTAATAAGAATCGTATTCCCACTGAGGATGCAAACGTAGTAAAAATGCTAAATAAATCAGGTGTTGTAAACCTGGGGAAAGCTAATATGTATGAATTTGGAACTGGAATTACCTCGGACAACCCTTTTTATGGATCTATAAAAAACCCATGGAATACTCGTTATATGGCTGGCGGTTCTAGTGGAGGGTCTGCTGCGGCTGTGGCGGCGAACCTTTCTATGGCATCGATAGGGACGGATGCGGGTGGCTCGATTCGTGTTCCCTCCGCTTGTTGTGGAGTGGTTGGTTTAAAGCCGACATATGACCTTATTCAAATGGATGGAATCATGCCATTATCTTGGACACTTGATCACGTTGGCCCAATTACTCGAAATGTTGAGGATTTAGCTATTATTATGGAGGCACTTACTAAGAAGCCTAATGTTGAGTTAGGTAGAGATGACTTGCAGGATTTAAAGATTGGAATTCCTAATCAGTACTTTAATGAAAAAATCGATGAAGAAGTACGAGAGATTTATCAAAAAGCCATTAGAGAGTTTGAAAAGTTAGGAGTGAACTTCATTGCAGTCGACATACCGTTTGCTTCTGAATCAATAAATGTCGCCTCAACCATAGCAACAGCGGAAGCAGGTTATATGCATAAGGATTTAAGAAAGACATCACTCGATCTTTATGGTGAAGCGGCCAGAGAAACTTTTACTAGAAGCCAATCAATTTCATCTTTTGAGTATATCGCAGCCCTGAAAAGCAGGGACTATATGAACCAAAAGTTAACTGAGCTATATGAAGATATAGACATTCTTTTAACCCCCACTTTGCCAGCTCTAACAACTAAGTTAGGGGTGGATGAGGTGCAGTTTGGCAAAGAAAAAGAAAAAGTGGGCGATTGTATGATTCGTTATACTTGTTTATTCGACATAACCGGACACCCAGCCTTATCTATACCTTGTGGCGCAACGAAAAATTCAATGCCGGTAGGATTACAACTCGTCGCAAATCACTTCAGAGAAGATCTATTGATAAAAACGGCATATTTTTATGAAAAAGAATACTTAACGGATTTTTACAAAAAAAAGAATGAAATATTCAAACAAGTATAA
- a CDS encoding 3-hydroxybutyrate dehydrogenase: MVENKVVFITGAASGIGYEVGVEFAKNGTKVALSDINEEKVNEAAKQLNREGYECIGLTCDVTKEEELQQAIDHTVEKYGRLDVLINNAGLQHVAAIEDFPTEKFELITKVMLVAPFMATKHVFPIMKKQGFGRIINMASINGLIGFAGKAAYNSSKHGVIGLTKVTALEGAEHGITVNAVCPGYVDTPLVRNQLEDLAKNRDVSLEKVLEEVIYPLVPQKRLLSVKEVADYTLFLASDKAKGVTGQAVVIDGGYTAQ, from the coding sequence ATGGTAGAAAACAAAGTCGTGTTCATTACAGGAGCTGCAAGTGGGATTGGCTACGAAGTCGGCGTTGAATTTGCGAAAAACGGAACGAAAGTCGCGCTTAGTGATATTAATGAAGAAAAAGTAAACGAAGCGGCCAAGCAATTAAATCGGGAGGGGTATGAATGCATTGGGCTTACGTGTGATGTGACCAAAGAGGAGGAGTTGCAGCAGGCGATTGATCATACAGTTGAGAAGTATGGCAGGTTAGATGTCCTGATTAATAACGCCGGGCTTCAGCATGTGGCCGCGATTGAAGATTTTCCAACCGAGAAATTCGAGTTGATTACGAAGGTCATGCTCGTTGCCCCATTTATGGCGACCAAGCATGTTTTCCCGATTATGAAAAAGCAAGGATTCGGGCGCATCATCAATATGGCTTCGATCAACGGTCTGATTGGTTTTGCTGGAAAAGCGGCCTACAACAGCTCAAAGCATGGTGTTATCGGATTAACGAAGGTGACGGCATTAGAAGGGGCGGAACACGGCATCACGGTAAATGCCGTCTGCCCGGGTTATGTCGACACACCGCTCGTTCGCAACCAGCTCGAGGATCTGGCCAAGAACCGCGATGTATCACTTGAAAAGGTGCTGGAAGAAGTCATTTACCCGCTGGTTCCGCAAAAACGTCTGTTGTCTGTTAAGGAAGTTGCGGATTATACCTTGTTCCTGGCTAGTGACAAGGCAAAAGGGGTGACGGGTCAGGCGGTCGTCATAGATGGTGGGTACACGGCCCAATAG
- a CDS encoding GntP family permease, which produces MFGILLGLVVLMVLAYLGWSIIWVAPIAAGVVALTGGLDLLEAYKDSYMSGFVGFAKDWFPVFMLGAIFGKLMEDTGMARSVAVAFTKVIGTSRAILGVLVSAAVLTYGGVSLFVVVFAVYPLALSLFREANISRKLIPATVALGAFTFTMTAIPGTPQIQNLIPMEYFNTDPMAAPVMGIIAAIIMAVGGYLYLRWQEKKLTAKGEVFTEPKDKKIVEKVEDEKDPHFLLSVLPLLTVLITLNVFSWDVITALVAGIILIMLLNIDKFKRFIKSINSGANGSVIAIINTSAAVGFGTVVKEVPGFQRLTELLMGIKGNPLISEAIAVNILAGATGSASGGMGIALEALGDKYYQIAQNTGISPEAFHRIASLSSGGLDALPHNGAVLTLFAITGMTHKDSYKDIFVVAVLIPVISVAVVILLSSIGIL; this is translated from the coding sequence ATGTTTGGAATTTTACTAGGTCTCGTCGTGTTAATGGTGCTCGCCTATCTCGGCTGGTCGATCATCTGGGTAGCCCCAATCGCAGCAGGAGTGGTGGCACTCACAGGCGGTCTTGATTTATTAGAAGCCTATAAGGACTCCTATATGAGCGGGTTCGTCGGGTTTGCGAAAGACTGGTTCCCTGTCTTCATGCTTGGGGCTATATTTGGAAAACTTATGGAAGATACTGGGATGGCCAGATCGGTGGCTGTTGCTTTCACAAAAGTCATTGGCACAAGTCGGGCGATTCTCGGCGTGCTCGTCTCCGCCGCCGTCCTTACTTATGGCGGGGTAAGCTTGTTTGTCGTCGTATTTGCGGTCTATCCACTCGCCCTGTCCCTATTTCGTGAAGCGAACATTAGTAGAAAACTGATCCCAGCCACTGTCGCCTTAGGGGCTTTCACGTTTACAATGACTGCCATTCCAGGCACACCGCAAATTCAGAACCTGATCCCAATGGAATATTTCAATACGGATCCGATGGCCGCACCTGTGATGGGGATCATCGCCGCGATCATTATGGCAGTCGGAGGATACTTGTATTTACGCTGGCAAGAGAAAAAACTCACGGCCAAAGGAGAAGTTTTCACAGAACCAAAGGATAAGAAAATTGTTGAAAAAGTTGAAGACGAAAAAGATCCCCACTTTCTCTTATCGGTCCTGCCCTTATTAACCGTACTTATAACCTTAAATGTATTCAGCTGGGATGTAATCACCGCACTCGTGGCCGGAATCATTTTGATCATGCTTCTGAACATCGACAAATTCAAACGCTTTATCAAATCCATTAACAGCGGCGCCAACGGCTCAGTTATCGCTATCATCAATACCAGTGCAGCCGTCGGTTTCGGTACCGTTGTAAAAGAAGTCCCAGGCTTTCAGCGCCTGACTGAATTACTAATGGGGATCAAAGGAAACCCGTTGATTTCAGAAGCTATCGCCGTCAACATTCTCGCAGGGGCAACCGGCTCCGCTTCCGGCGGGATGGGCATCGCCCTCGAAGCACTAGGGGACAAATATTATCAAATTGCACAGAATACCGGCATCAGTCCGGAAGCCTTCCACAGAATTGCTTCGCTTTCATCCGGCGGATTGGACGCCTTACCGCATAATGGTGCGGTTCTGACGTTGTTCGCGATTACCGGTATGACTCACAAAGACAGTTACAAAGATATCTTTGTTGTAGCTGTACTGATTCCGGTTATTTCTGTTGCTGTTGTGATTCTGTTGTCATCGATTGGAATTTTATAA
- a CDS encoding ester cyclase — MEKKDSNQVDNNQEQRNVKIGNEESQKASESTRNKIFYADSKEVNRIDHRDNYDYLNMSQGEQKKQSMKGFDDDYNNIVDYIVKITRQIWKEKDIGLIYDTYSTDIQIHKGRINSHGVNEVISGTLQTLQAFPDRKGSGWSVIWSGNDEDGFFTSHRGRSIATNTGDSFYGPATGKKVMFRTTADCLIHSNKIYEEWLVMDTYHLVQQLGYDPIEVAKIMAKSTKKLAPPMNFGLSETAEVGLPPEVYVPKHKDFEIGDFVLQVFNRIWERRSINYIKKFYEDNATVHFICNRDLVGFNEIQGMFISFFASLPNAKVLVDRVTCNKRDTDREYDVAVRWRIQGIHEGTGYFGTPSGKPIEITGINHFKIKDEKITEEWFLFDGMEVLRQIHTEKDNEEGQDGQEEVENTTEDGNFTGVS, encoded by the coding sequence ATGGAAAAAAAGGATAGTAACCAGGTTGATAACAATCAAGAACAAAGAAATGTGAAGATAGGAAACGAAGAAAGTCAAAAGGCTTCTGAGTCAACACGTAACAAAATCTTTTACGCTGACAGTAAGGAAGTAAATCGAATTGACCACAGGGATAATTACGATTATTTAAACATGAGTCAGGGAGAGCAGAAAAAACAAAGTATGAAAGGTTTTGACGATGATTATAACAATATTGTCGATTACATCGTGAAGATTACACGGCAGATTTGGAAGGAGAAGGATATTGGGTTAATATATGACACTTATAGTACGGACATACAAATTCATAAGGGACGGATTAATAGTCACGGGGTCAATGAAGTAATCTCTGGTACATTGCAGACCTTGCAAGCTTTTCCAGATAGAAAAGGCTCAGGGTGGAGCGTCATTTGGTCTGGAAATGATGAAGATGGCTTTTTCACCTCTCACCGAGGTCGTTCCATAGCAACTAATACTGGAGATAGTTTTTACGGGCCGGCAACTGGAAAGAAAGTTATGTTTAGAACCACAGCAGATTGCCTTATTCACTCAAATAAAATTTATGAAGAATGGCTAGTTATGGATACTTATCATCTTGTTCAGCAGTTAGGGTACGATCCAATTGAAGTAGCGAAAATTATGGCTAAAAGCACTAAAAAGCTAGCACCTCCTATGAATTTTGGCCTGTCAGAGACGGCAGAAGTAGGGCTGCCTCCTGAAGTTTATGTTCCTAAGCATAAAGATTTTGAAATCGGCGATTTTGTGCTTCAAGTTTTCAATCGTATTTGGGAAAGACGCTCGATTAATTATATTAAAAAGTTTTACGAAGATAACGCAACCGTTCACTTTATATGTAACAGGGATTTGGTTGGTTTTAATGAAATTCAAGGAATGTTTATCAGTTTTTTTGCCTCATTACCAAACGCAAAAGTATTAGTAGACCGCGTAACTTGTAACAAGAGAGACACTGACCGCGAGTATGATGTAGCTGTTCGGTGGAGAATACAAGGTATTCATGAAGGTACCGGATACTTTGGAACGCCAAGTGGAAAACCAATTGAAATCACTGGAATTAATCACTTCAAGATAAAAGATGAAAAGATTACCGAAGAATGGTTTTTATTTGACGGAATGGAAGTTTTAAGACAAATTCACACCGAAAAGGACAATGAAGAGGGGCAAGATGGCCAAGAAGAGGTAGAAAATACAACTGAAGATGGAAACTTTACAGGGGTCTCCTAA
- a CDS encoding ABC transporter substrate-binding protein, translating into MKRKTAFKLTSLLLIISLMAVGCSPSDKASQSQDDKTISVLLSAGEVGQFNAWQARTEEFTEKTGINVEYIIVPYKNLLEDITTAGISGQGTYDVVAYLDTMGPSIQQFLEPLNDYAKKGNFEFDRWPEAALNLSTYDNKMYSLPVRSHVQMLFYRKDIFQQLNIDKPETWEDLVAAGKKVQEKTDLSGIVPYYGAGNNGQNLYMWTSYLWSNGGDIFNEDMKPIFNKKKGVEATERYINLLDQIAPSGSKTFGEQDARTYFQQGKAAMWIGWWWAYSGFNSDSSDLSGNVGFAQVPKWEGKQSVSNVISFPMAMMKGSKNKQAAWEYLKWLAEPGLERDIVMDTLTNESPPKQHSIVVTQKANLKNNKLNELSNGFYNVGYENFQSAKTFPTIPEWPQVADILSTAVNKMATGGAVEPTLNQAAQRIEELMKEAGYYKKGS; encoded by the coding sequence GTGAAAAGAAAAACAGCCTTTAAATTAACCAGTTTACTTTTGATTATTTCCTTGATGGCAGTAGGTTGCAGTCCTTCAGATAAAGCTAGTCAATCACAAGACGATAAAACTATTTCAGTACTTCTTTCAGCGGGGGAAGTTGGACAATTTAATGCCTGGCAAGCAAGGACAGAAGAATTTACAGAGAAAACAGGTATCAATGTAGAATATATTATTGTCCCTTACAAGAACCTTCTAGAAGATATTACTACAGCGGGCATCTCTGGACAAGGCACTTATGATGTAGTTGCTTACCTAGATACAATGGGACCTTCCATCCAACAGTTTTTAGAACCCCTAAATGACTATGCCAAGAAAGGTAATTTTGAATTCGATCGTTGGCCGGAAGCCGCTCTCAATCTCTCTACCTATGATAATAAAATGTACAGTTTACCAGTAAGATCACATGTTCAAATGCTATTCTATCGCAAAGATATTTTTCAACAATTAAATATCGATAAACCAGAAACTTGGGAAGATTTAGTAGCAGCAGGTAAAAAAGTTCAAGAAAAAACAGATTTATCCGGGATCGTACCTTATTACGGTGCAGGAAACAATGGACAAAATCTTTACATGTGGACATCTTACTTATGGAGTAATGGTGGAGATATATTTAATGAGGATATGAAACCGATATTTAACAAGAAGAAAGGTGTCGAAGCTACCGAACGATACATTAATCTTTTGGACCAAATCGCTCCCTCAGGGTCAAAGACTTTTGGAGAACAAGATGCTAGAACCTATTTTCAACAGGGCAAAGCGGCTATGTGGATAGGCTGGTGGTGGGCATACAGTGGTTTCAATAGTGATTCTTCAGATCTATCAGGAAATGTTGGATTTGCTCAGGTCCCCAAATGGGAAGGAAAGCAAAGCGTTTCAAACGTAATTTCGTTCCCAATGGCCATGATGAAAGGATCTAAAAACAAACAAGCTGCTTGGGAATACCTTAAATGGTTGGCAGAACCTGGATTAGAAAGAGATATAGTAATGGATACCCTAACTAACGAAAGTCCGCCTAAGCAGCACTCAATCGTTGTAACCCAAAAAGCCAACTTAAAGAATAATAAGCTAAACGAGCTTTCGAATGGGTTTTATAATGTAGGATATGAAAACTTTCAAAGTGCTAAGACTTTTCCAACCATCCCAGAATGGCCCCAGGTTGCTGATATTCTTAGTACGGCTGTGAACAAAATGGCAACAGGCGGAGCTGTTGAGCCTACCTTAAATCAGGCAGCACAGAGAATAGAAGAACTGATGAAAGAAGCGGGCTATTATAAGAAAGGTAGCTAA
- a CDS encoding carbohydrate ABC transporter permease, whose amino-acid sequence MNTRTNLVQQKKLDGKSTILNKLPSLLENISVILIVLFLFVPIFWIFLTSIKPYEEAFTTSVIFQPTFENYMAVFSSSFDLGKYYSNSTIVVIVTLLITLVVSILASYSLSRFNIPGKQIIMFTILATQFIPLIINVIPYFVIFRNWGLLDTTLGLIIVNLGHTIPYAIWLIKGFMDRIPIDIEEQASIDGAGRLRIIWSILLPLAKPGIITASVFCFVIIWNEFMFSLILTNQEAVTLPVALQFFIGEEGVIWNQMAAAGTLFVLPTVIFMLLVRKQFVQGMTSGSIK is encoded by the coding sequence ATGAATACTCGAACAAACTTAGTACAACAAAAAAAACTAGATGGGAAGAGTACTATATTAAATAAACTGCCTTCTCTTCTCGAAAATATTAGCGTTATATTGATTGTGCTGTTTCTTTTTGTTCCAATTTTTTGGATTTTTCTTACTTCAATAAAGCCTTATGAAGAGGCTTTTACGACAAGTGTAATTTTCCAGCCTACTTTTGAAAATTATATGGCTGTTTTTAGTTCATCTTTCGATTTAGGAAAATATTATTCAAATAGCACCATTGTAGTTATAGTTACTCTTTTAATCACTTTGGTAGTGAGTATATTGGCTTCCTACAGTCTTTCTCGATTCAATATTCCGGGGAAGCAGATTATAATGTTTACTATTTTGGCTACTCAATTTATCCCTCTGATTATTAATGTGATTCCTTATTTCGTCATATTTAGGAATTGGGGTCTCTTAGACACTACCTTGGGTCTAATTATTGTAAACCTAGGCCATACAATCCCTTATGCTATTTGGCTTATTAAGGGTTTTATGGACAGGATACCAATAGATATAGAAGAACAGGCGAGTATTGATGGTGCTGGAAGATTAAGAATTATATGGAGTATATTATTGCCGCTTGCCAAGCCGGGAATTATAACAGCATCTGTGTTTTGTTTTGTTATTATTTGGAATGAATTTATGTTTTCATTAATTTTGACCAACCAGGAAGCGGTTACTTTACCAGTAGCGTTACAATTTTTCATCGGGGAAGAAGGTGTCATCTGGAATCAAATGGCTGCCGCTGGAACACTCTTTGTACTGCCGACCGTCATATTTATGCTGTTGGTACGTAAACAATTTGTCCAAGGTATGACCTCAGGTTCAATTAAGTAA